One window of the Streptomyces sp. NBC_00259 genome contains the following:
- a CDS encoding glyoxalase superfamily protein: MPDPAPDPAQQPGETEEEAIPVLHVADAATAVSWYERLGFTKQWEHRFEPGYPAFVEIARDGVKLFLSEHTGDARPDTLLYLRVRDVDAVADEFGVPVTTAPWAREVELRDPDGNRLRVGAPAE; the protein is encoded by the coding sequence GTGCCCGATCCCGCGCCCGATCCCGCCCAGCAGCCTGGGGAGACGGAGGAAGAGGCGATCCCCGTCCTCCACGTCGCCGACGCTGCCACGGCGGTCTCCTGGTACGAGCGCCTCGGGTTCACCAAGCAATGGGAGCACCGGTTCGAGCCCGGATACCCGGCCTTCGTCGAGATCGCGCGCGACGGGGTGAAACTGTTCCTGTCGGAGCACACGGGCGACGCCCGCCCCGACACACTGCTCTACCTGCGTGTGCGCGATGTCGACGCCGTCGCGGATGAGTTCGGCGTGCCGGTGACCACCGCGCCATGGGCGCGTGAGGTGGAGCTCCGCGATCCCGACGGCAACCGCCTGCGGGTGGGCGCACCGGCGGAGTGA
- a CDS encoding sulfite exporter TauE/SafE family protein — MDWTICAGLAAGLLISTVTTPVGVSGAVFLLPVQLSVLGVPSPAVTPTNLLFNVVAGPGALWRYRRDGALRGGLARRLVLWTLPGVIAGAAVRVFALPGPDVFRVLVAALLLPLGAWLCLRTLRPARQRFDTAEPSAPALAALALTVGVVGGIYGIGGGSLLGPVLAARGMPMARIAPATLAATFTTSAAGAAAYAVLALASSGPVAPDWWLGLACGLGGLIGGYLGAKLQPCLPETVLRLLLGILAAALGALYAAEAVS, encoded by the coding sequence GTGGACTGGACGATCTGTGCGGGGCTCGCGGCAGGTCTGCTGATCTCCACGGTGACCACTCCGGTCGGTGTGTCCGGCGCGGTCTTCCTCCTCCCGGTCCAGCTCAGCGTCCTCGGTGTGCCCAGCCCCGCGGTCACGCCGACGAACCTGCTGTTCAATGTGGTGGCCGGGCCAGGCGCCCTCTGGCGATACCGCCGCGACGGCGCTCTGCGCGGCGGCCTGGCGCGGCGCCTGGTCCTGTGGACGCTGCCCGGCGTCATCGCCGGCGCCGCCGTCCGCGTCTTCGCCCTCCCCGGCCCGGACGTCTTCCGCGTCCTGGTCGCCGCCCTGCTGCTGCCACTTGGCGCATGGCTGTGCCTGCGCACTCTGCGTCCGGCCCGGCAGCGTTTCGACACGGCCGAGCCGTCGGCGCCCGCGCTCGCCGCCCTCGCCCTGACAGTCGGAGTGGTGGGCGGGATCTACGGGATCGGCGGCGGTTCCCTGCTCGGGCCCGTCCTCGCCGCGCGCGGCATGCCCATGGCCCGCATCGCACCGGCCACGCTCGCCGCGACCTTCACCACCTCCGCCGCCGGAGCCGCCGCCTACGCCGTACTGGCCCTGGCGAGCTCCGGGCCCGTCGCGCCCGACTGGTGGCTCGGCCTGGCCTGCGGCCTCGGCGGCCTGATCGGCGGCTACCTCGGCGCCAAGCTCCAGCCCTGCCTGCCCGAAACCGTGCTCCGCCTCCTGCTCGGCATCCTCGCCGCCGCCCTCGGCGCGCTGTACGCCGCCGAGGCTGTTTCCTAG
- a CDS encoding potassium transporter Kup: MSNRRHATGSDDGSASRPSAAHGPGARDTVRLALVIGALGVVFGDIGTSPIYTLQTVFNPSDPHPVPVNTENVYGVVSLVFWSVVIIVMVTYVLLAMRADNDGEGGIMALITLLRRWSTQQGRKATAVLAALGIFGASLFFGDSMITPAISVLSAVEGIKVVQPSLEELVVPITAVIIVMLFLVQRRGTAAVGRVFGPVMIAWFVAIGACGVLGVVDHPEILRALSPTYALGFLFGHFHIAFFALAGVVLAVTGAEALYADMGHFGRRPISRAWMFLVFPACVLSYLGQGALILADPANVSSPFFLLVPDWGRLPMVLLATAATVIASQAVITGAYSVASQAARLGYLPRLRITHTSESAMGQIYVPWINWLLMVSVLTLVFAFRSSTALAFAFGMAVTGTITITTLLFFYVARAKWGTPMWLIGIGATALMSVDLLFVAANLTKFVHGAWLPLLIGLVAFTIMTTWQRGRAIVTEERTEHEGSLCEFIEELRSGKARARRVPGTAVFLNRGKQTVPLAMRANVDHNHVRHEHVVILSLETEPVPRVPENRRIDVDDLGYADDGIIHVTARFGYMETPDVPRALSMLDPAMTEGALHLDQASYFLSKIELQRGKAPTMAPWRKRLFIATSYITADAAEHFGLPRNQTVIMGSRIEV; this comes from the coding sequence GTGAGCAATCGCCGGCACGCGACCGGTTCGGATGACGGATCAGCATCACGGCCGTCGGCAGCGCACGGTCCGGGCGCGCGCGACACGGTGCGCCTCGCGCTGGTGATCGGCGCTCTCGGTGTGGTGTTCGGCGATATCGGGACCAGCCCGATCTACACCCTCCAGACGGTGTTCAACCCGAGCGACCCGCATCCCGTCCCCGTCAACACCGAGAACGTGTATGGGGTGGTCTCGCTCGTGTTCTGGTCAGTGGTGATCATCGTCATGGTCACCTACGTCCTGCTGGCGATGCGCGCCGACAACGACGGCGAGGGCGGCATCATGGCGCTGATCACCCTGCTGCGGCGGTGGAGCACGCAGCAGGGACGGAAGGCGACCGCGGTCCTTGCGGCGCTGGGCATCTTCGGCGCCTCGCTGTTCTTCGGCGACAGCATGATCACCCCGGCGATCTCGGTGCTCTCCGCCGTCGAAGGGATCAAAGTCGTCCAGCCCTCGCTGGAGGAACTGGTCGTGCCGATCACGGCAGTGATCATCGTCATGCTGTTCCTGGTGCAACGCAGAGGAACAGCGGCAGTGGGCCGGGTGTTCGGGCCGGTCATGATCGCCTGGTTCGTGGCCATCGGCGCGTGCGGTGTGCTCGGCGTCGTCGACCACCCGGAGATTCTCAGGGCGCTGTCGCCGACCTACGCACTGGGCTTCCTCTTCGGACACTTCCACATCGCCTTCTTCGCCCTGGCCGGTGTCGTGCTCGCGGTCACCGGCGCCGAGGCGCTCTACGCCGACATGGGGCACTTCGGCCGGCGACCCATCAGCCGCGCCTGGATGTTCCTCGTCTTCCCCGCGTGCGTCCTGAGTTATCTCGGCCAGGGCGCGCTGATCCTCGCCGATCCGGCCAACGTCAGCAGCCCGTTCTTCCTGCTCGTGCCCGACTGGGGACGGCTCCCGATGGTCCTGCTGGCCACGGCCGCGACCGTGATCGCCTCCCAGGCGGTCATCACCGGGGCGTACTCGGTCGCCTCCCAAGCGGCACGGCTCGGCTACCTGCCCAGGCTGCGAATCACCCACACCTCCGAGTCCGCCATGGGCCAGATCTATGTGCCGTGGATCAACTGGCTGTTGATGGTCTCGGTGCTCACCCTCGTCTTCGCCTTCCGCAGCTCCACCGCACTGGCCTTCGCCTTCGGCATGGCGGTCACCGGCACCATCACCATCACCACCCTGTTGTTCTTCTACGTCGCCCGCGCGAAGTGGGGCACACCCATGTGGCTGATCGGTATCGGCGCGACGGCGCTGATGTCCGTGGACCTACTGTTCGTGGCCGCCAACCTGACGAAGTTCGTCCACGGCGCATGGCTCCCGCTGCTCATCGGCCTCGTCGCCTTCACCATCATGACCACCTGGCAACGTGGCCGGGCGATCGTCACCGAGGAGCGGACAGAACACGAGGGCTCACTGTGCGAGTTCATCGAAGAGCTGCGCAGCGGGAAGGCTCGGGCACGTCGCGTCCCCGGCACGGCCGTCTTCCTCAACCGCGGCAAGCAGACCGTGCCACTGGCCATGCGGGCCAACGTCGACCACAACCACGTGCGACACGAACACGTCGTGATCCTGTCACTCGAGACCGAGCCCGTGCCCCGCGTCCCGGAGAACAGGAGGATCGACGTCGACGACCTCGGCTACGCCGACGACGGAATCATCCACGTCACCGCCCGGTTCGGCTACATGGAGACGCCCGACGTGCCCCGGGCTCTCTCGATGCTGGACCCGGCCATGACCGAGGGAGCGCTGCACCTCGACCAGGCGTCCTACTTCCTGTCCAAGATCGAGCTCCAGCGCGGCAAAGCGCCGACCATGGCTCCGTGGCGCAAACGGCTGTTCATCGCCACCTCCTACATCACGGCCGACGCCGCAGAGCATTTCGGCCTGCCTCGCAACCAGACGGTCATCATGGGCTCGCGCATCGAGGTGTGA
- a CDS encoding DUF1707 SHOCT-like domain-containing protein, which yields MSGEMSPTGKRSDSGSSPELRASHADRDRVVDVLRIAAGDGLLTADELDERLEVALSARTLSELAPLTADLTPVSATGGLTGAEVKDLVRIEQVHSGAVERVGRWVVPRRLELAVQWCEVTLDFTDAVITQDTLRINVDMVGKTLRLVTRPGVVVDTDGLQLAHSRVTYRQTPTNPDTPVTLRVELVGMKAHGRVVVRPARRTFVQWLLRRPTSHSAGA from the coding sequence ATGTCGGGAGAGATGTCGCCCACCGGAAAGCGCTCCGACTCCGGCTCGTCGCCCGAGCTGCGAGCCTCCCATGCGGACCGGGACCGGGTGGTGGATGTGCTGCGTATCGCGGCAGGAGACGGCCTGCTGACCGCGGACGAGTTGGACGAGCGCCTGGAAGTTGCCCTGTCGGCACGGACTCTGAGCGAACTGGCTCCGCTCACCGCTGACCTGACGCCCGTATCGGCTACGGGCGGCTTGACCGGAGCAGAGGTCAAGGACCTCGTCCGGATCGAACAGGTCCACAGCGGCGCGGTCGAGCGCGTGGGGCGCTGGGTGGTACCGCGGAGGCTGGAGCTCGCGGTGCAGTGGTGTGAGGTGACACTTGACTTCACTGACGCCGTGATCACGCAGGACACCTTGCGGATCAACGTGGACATGGTGGGGAAGACCCTCAGGCTGGTCACGAGGCCGGGCGTCGTGGTCGATACCGATGGCCTGCAGCTGGCGCACAGCAGGGTCACGTACCGTCAGACTCCGACGAATCCCGATACGCCGGTCACTCTGCGCGTGGAGCTGGTCGGCATGAAGGCTCACGGCCGCGTGGTCGTACGGCCCGCGCGTCGGACGTTCGTGCAGTGGCTGCTGCGCAGGCCTACGTCCCATTCTGCTGGCGCTTGA
- a CDS encoding sensor histidine kinase KdpD — translation MGRGKLRIYLGAAPGVGKTYAMLSEAHRRTERGTDCVVAFVEHHARPRTEVMLHGLEQLPRCEIEYRDTVFTEMDLDAALQRRPSVALVDELAHTNVPGSRNAKRWQDVEELLAAGIDVISTVNIQHLESLGDVVESITGVRQRETVPDEVVRRADQIELVDMSPQALRRRMAHGNIYKPDKVDAALSNYFRPGNLTALRELALLWVADRVDEYLQEYRTEHRVSTIWGSRERIVVGLTGGPEGRTLIRRAVRLAEKGAGGEVLAVYIARSDGLTSASPKELAVQRTLVEDLGGSFHHVIGDDVPSSLLDFARGVNATQIVLGVSRRRSWQTVFGPGVSATVARESGPDLDVHIVTHGEAGQGRGLPIPRGARLGRWRLLWGWLVGIAGPALLTLFLNGVAPDVGLANDVLLFLSLTVAAALLGGLVPALASAGVGSLLLNYYFTPPIHQLTIADPRNLVALVIFIGVAISVASVVDLAARRTHQAARLRAESETLSFLAGSVLRGETTVEALLERVRETFSMDSVALLEREKDVDPWTCAGSVGREPVARPEHADVDMPIGDHMALALSGRVLPAEDRRVLGAFAAQAVVVLDRQRLVDEAEVARKLAEGNKIRTSLLAAVSHDLRTPLAAIKAAVTSLRSDDVEWSEEDQAELLEGIEAGTDRLDNLVGNLLDMSRLETATVTPVIRESDLDEVVPMALVGVPDASVELDIPETLPMVAVDRGLLERAVANIVENAVRYSPDDAQVLVSASAIADRVEVRVVDRGPGVPDDAKERIFAAFQRYGDAPGGNGVGLGLAVARGFAEAMGGTLTAEDTPGGGMTMVLSLRLATGHTPSRPELSATTTS, via the coding sequence ATGGGACGCGGCAAACTTCGGATCTACCTCGGCGCGGCCCCCGGCGTCGGCAAGACGTACGCGATGCTGTCCGAGGCACACCGCCGAACGGAGCGTGGCACCGACTGCGTCGTGGCCTTCGTGGAGCACCATGCCCGGCCGCGAACCGAGGTCATGCTCCACGGTCTGGAACAGCTCCCGCGCTGCGAGATCGAGTACCGGGACACCGTCTTCACCGAGATGGACCTCGATGCCGCCCTCCAGCGCCGGCCCTCCGTCGCCCTCGTGGACGAGCTGGCACACACGAACGTGCCGGGCTCGCGCAACGCCAAGCGCTGGCAGGACGTCGAGGAGCTCCTTGCCGCCGGGATCGACGTCATCTCCACCGTCAACATCCAGCACCTGGAATCGCTCGGCGACGTCGTCGAGTCGATAACGGGAGTACGCCAGCGGGAGACCGTGCCCGACGAGGTGGTCCGACGGGCCGACCAGATCGAACTGGTCGACATGTCGCCTCAGGCGCTGCGCCGCCGTATGGCGCACGGCAACATCTACAAACCGGACAAGGTCGACGCCGCCCTCTCCAACTACTTCCGCCCCGGCAATCTCACCGCTCTGCGCGAGCTGGCGCTGCTCTGGGTCGCCGACCGCGTCGACGAGTATCTGCAGGAGTACCGGACCGAGCACCGGGTTTCCACGATCTGGGGCTCGCGCGAGCGCATCGTCGTGGGCCTCACCGGCGGCCCCGAGGGCCGCACGCTGATCCGTCGCGCCGTCCGGCTCGCTGAAAAGGGCGCCGGCGGCGAGGTGCTCGCCGTCTACATCGCCCGCAGCGACGGTTTGACGTCGGCCTCCCCCAAGGAGCTGGCGGTCCAGCGGACGCTCGTCGAGGACCTGGGAGGCTCCTTCCACCATGTCATCGGCGACGACGTCCCGTCCTCGTTGCTCGACTTCGCACGCGGCGTGAACGCCACCCAGATCGTTCTCGGCGTGAGCCGGCGCCGTTCGTGGCAGACCGTCTTCGGACCAGGCGTCAGTGCCACCGTCGCCCGGGAGTCAGGTCCCGACCTCGACGTCCACATCGTCACCCACGGAGAGGCAGGACAGGGCCGTGGTCTGCCCATCCCCCGCGGGGCGAGACTCGGCAGATGGCGGCTCCTGTGGGGATGGCTGGTGGGCATCGCGGGGCCCGCCCTGCTGACCCTGTTCCTGAACGGCGTGGCTCCCGATGTGGGGCTCGCCAACGACGTACTTCTGTTCCTGTCGCTGACCGTGGCCGCCGCGCTGCTCGGCGGGCTCGTTCCGGCGCTCGCGTCCGCGGGCGTCGGATCGCTCCTGCTGAACTACTACTTCACGCCGCCGATCCATCAGCTGACGATCGCCGACCCGAGGAATCTCGTCGCGCTCGTCATCTTCATCGGCGTGGCGATCTCGGTCGCGTCGGTGGTGGATCTGGCCGCACGCCGCACACACCAGGCGGCGCGACTACGTGCCGAGTCGGAGACGCTGTCGTTCCTCGCAGGCAGCGTGCTGCGCGGTGAGACCACCGTGGAGGCGCTGCTGGAGCGGGTCCGAGAGACGTTCTCGATGGACTCCGTCGCCCTGCTGGAGCGCGAGAAGGACGTCGACCCGTGGACCTGCGCGGGCAGCGTCGGGCGGGAGCCGGTCGCCCGCCCCGAGCACGCCGATGTCGACATGCCGATCGGCGACCACATGGCGCTGGCGCTCTCCGGCCGGGTGCTGCCCGCCGAGGACCGCCGGGTACTGGGCGCGTTCGCCGCCCAGGCCGTCGTCGTACTCGACCGCCAGCGCCTGGTCGACGAGGCCGAGGTTGCCCGCAAACTCGCCGAGGGCAACAAGATCCGCACGTCACTGCTCGCCGCGGTCAGCCACGACCTGCGTACACCGCTCGCCGCCATAAAGGCCGCGGTCACTTCACTGCGCTCGGACGATGTCGAGTGGTCCGAGGAGGACCAGGCCGAACTCCTGGAAGGCATAGAGGCCGGCACCGACCGGCTCGACAACCTCGTCGGCAATCTGCTCGACATGTCCCGGCTGGAGACGGCCACGGTCACGCCGGTGATCCGGGAGAGCGACCTCGACGAGGTCGTGCCCATGGCCCTCGTCGGCGTCCCGGACGCATCGGTGGAGCTGGACATCCCCGAGACCCTGCCCATGGTCGCGGTCGACCGAGGTCTTCTGGAGCGGGCCGTTGCCAACATCGTCGAGAACGCGGTGAGGTACAGCCCCGACGACGCGCAGGTACTGGTGTCGGCCAGTGCCATCGCCGACCGCGTCGAAGTCCGTGTGGTGGACCGTGGCCCGGGCGTCCCGGACGACGCGAAGGAGCGCATCTTCGCGGCCTTCCAGCGATACGGCGACGCCCCGGGCGGCAACGGAGTCGGGCTCGGGCTCGCCGTCGCCCGAGGATTCGCGGAGGCGATGGGCGGCACTCTCACCGCCGAGGACACGCCCGGCGGAGGCATGACCATGGTGCTCTCCCTCCGTCTCGCGACCGGTCATACGCCGTCCCGCCCGGAGCTGTCGGCCACCACCACGTCATGA
- a CDS encoding sensor histidine kinase, with product MNLDAPPDAAPTTRPGKLKVFLGAAPGVGKTYRMLDEARRRAGRGTDVVVGYAECHGRQRTEEMLGGLEVLPRAERDYRGRTYPALDIDGVLRRRPQVVVVDELAHSNVPGCRNAKRWQDVEELLAAGIDVVAAINIQHLESLNDVVEKITRVPQHETVPDDVVRRADQIELVDMPPEALRRRMAHGNIYAPDKIDASLANYFQTGNLTALRELALLWVADRVDEALRNYRSEHGIGGVWETRERVVVALTGGPEGETLIRRAARIAARSAHGELLAVHIVRSDGLAGGTSHSALARQRHLVETLGGSYHSVVGDDVPTALVLFARAENATQLVLGTSRRGRLERFLTGLGIGETTVALSSDIDVHMVTHERAGHGRTLPSRRRTLPTSRLVAGPVAGLLLPVLLTFLLDRARGTFNLTSEALLFLVTVMGVACIGGVVSALVAALTASLLLNYWFIPPIGELTFNDPDNMLALGVFVVVAGTVAATVDRSLKLSRRAARATAEAETLSSLAGSIVRGDDAIPALLTRTQETFGMDSAELVEEQVDDPAATQVSVGPGLYLLLRGRTLPASERRVLAAFAAHVAAAVERARLAEAAAAIEPVRAADRMRTALLAAVSHDLRTPLAAGWAAVGSLRSPDVDFTDEERDELLATADESMARLSRLIDNLLDMSRLQAGALTLSLSATPLEAVVPSALDSLPPDTPLPVILGLEETPPVLADPPLLERVIANLVSNAARYAPPEHPVLVTASALAGRVEVRVVDRGPGLPPTDRERIFEPFQRLGDNDNTTGVGLGLALARGLTEAMGGTLTPEDTPGGGLTMVVSMPFAEAVTGRTGTDAHREL from the coding sequence CTGAACCTCGACGCACCGCCGGACGCCGCGCCCACGACGCGTCCGGGAAAGCTCAAGGTCTTCCTGGGAGCCGCTCCCGGCGTGGGCAAGACGTACCGGATGCTCGACGAGGCCCGGCGCAGGGCCGGACGCGGCACCGATGTCGTCGTCGGCTATGCGGAGTGCCACGGCCGTCAGCGCACCGAGGAGATGCTCGGCGGGCTGGAGGTGCTGCCCCGCGCCGAGCGGGACTACCGTGGCCGAACGTACCCCGCTCTCGACATCGACGGGGTCCTGCGGCGCCGCCCCCAGGTGGTGGTGGTCGACGAACTCGCCCACTCCAACGTGCCGGGCTGCCGCAACGCCAAGCGCTGGCAGGACGTCGAGGAACTGCTCGCCGCCGGCATCGACGTGGTCGCGGCCATCAACATCCAGCATCTCGAGTCCCTCAACGACGTGGTCGAGAAGATCACCAGAGTGCCGCAGCACGAGACGGTCCCCGACGACGTCGTACGCCGCGCCGATCAGATCGAGCTCGTGGACATGCCGCCGGAAGCGCTGCGCCGCAGGATGGCACACGGAAACATCTACGCGCCCGACAAGATCGATGCCTCGCTCGCCAACTACTTCCAGACCGGCAATCTCACCGCGCTGCGCGAACTCGCCCTCCTCTGGGTGGCCGACCGGGTCGACGAGGCTCTTCGGAACTACCGCTCGGAGCACGGAATCGGCGGTGTGTGGGAGACCCGCGAACGGGTCGTGGTCGCTCTGACCGGCGGACCGGAGGGCGAGACGCTGATACGCCGTGCCGCCCGTATCGCCGCCCGCTCGGCCCACGGCGAACTGCTCGCCGTCCACATCGTACGAAGCGACGGCCTCGCCGGCGGCACCTCGCACTCCGCCCTCGCTCGTCAGCGGCATCTCGTCGAGACCCTCGGCGGCAGCTACCACTCGGTCGTCGGCGACGACGTGCCCACCGCGCTGGTGCTGTTCGCCCGTGCGGAGAACGCCACCCAACTCGTCCTCGGCACCAGCAGGCGTGGCCGCCTCGAACGTTTCCTGACGGGACTCGGCATCGGCGAGACGACCGTGGCCCTCTCCTCCGACATCGACGTCCACATGGTCACGCACGAACGCGCGGGACACGGCAGAACGCTGCCCTCCCGGCGACGAACGCTGCCCACCTCACGGCTTGTCGCCGGACCCGTGGCCGGCCTGCTCCTGCCGGTCCTGCTCACCTTCCTCCTGGACCGGGCCCGCGGCACCTTCAATCTGACCAGCGAGGCACTGCTCTTCCTCGTGACCGTGATGGGTGTGGCCTGCATCGGCGGGGTCGTCTCCGCACTGGTCGCCGCCCTGACGGCGTCTCTGCTGCTCAACTACTGGTTCATACCACCGATCGGCGAGCTCACCTTCAACGATCCCGACAACATGCTCGCGCTCGGCGTCTTCGTCGTCGTCGCAGGCACGGTGGCCGCGACCGTGGACCGGTCCCTGAAACTGTCCCGCCGCGCCGCCCGGGCCACGGCCGAGGCGGAGACCCTGTCCTCGCTCGCCGGGTCCATCGTCCGCGGTGACGACGCGATACCGGCGCTGCTCACCCGTACCCAGGAGACGTTCGGGATGGACTCCGCCGAGCTCGTCGAGGAGCAGGTGGACGACCCCGCGGCAACGCAGGTCTCCGTGGGCCCCGGGCTCTACCTCCTGCTGCGCGGCCGCACGCTGCCCGCATCCGAGCGCAGAGTCCTCGCCGCCTTCGCCGCCCATGTCGCCGCGGCCGTGGAACGGGCCCGGCTCGCCGAGGCCGCCGCCGCGATCGAACCGGTCAGGGCGGCCGACCGGATGCGGACCGCGCTGCTCGCGGCGGTCAGCCACGATCTGCGGACCCCGCTGGCCGCCGGATGGGCGGCCGTCGGCTCACTGCGCAGCCCGGATGTGGACTTCACGGACGAGGAACGGGACGAACTGCTCGCCACTGCCGACGAGTCCATGGCCCGGCTCAGCCGGCTCATCGACAATCTGCTGGACATGAGCCGGCTCCAGGCCGGCGCGCTCACGCTGAGCCTGAGCGCCACCCCGTTGGAAGCGGTCGTGCCTTCCGCCCTGGACTCGCTGCCTCCGGACACCCCGCTGCCCGTGATCCTCGGACTGGAGGAGACCCCGCCCGTCCTGGCCGACCCGCCACTGCTGGAACGCGTGATCGCCAACCTGGTCAGCAACGCCGCCAGGTACGCGCCCCCCGAGCACCCGGTGCTGGTGACCGCGAGCGCGCTGGCCGGCCGCGTCGAAGTGCGCGTCGTCGACCGGGGCCCCGGCCTGCCGCCCACGGACCGCGAGCGGATCTTCGAACCCTTCCAGCGGCTGGGGGACAACGACAACACCACAGGAGTCGGCCTCGGCCTCGCTCTCGCCCGTGGCCTGACCGAGGCCATGGGCGGCACCCTCACGCCCGAGGACACGCCAGGAGGGGGTCTCACCATGGTCGTGTCCATGCCCTTCGCCGAAGCCGTCACCGGACGGACGGGCACGGACGCCCACCGGGAACTCTGA
- the kdpF gene encoding K(+)-transporting ATPase subunit F — MGVENVVGLIVAVSLLGYLVAALIDPEKF; from the coding sequence ATGGGTGTGGAGAACGTCGTCGGGCTGATCGTCGCCGTCAGTCTGCTCGGCTACCTGGTGGCCGCTCTGATCGACCCGGAGAAGTTCTGA